A genomic region of Candidatus Pseudomonas phytovorans contains the following coding sequences:
- a CDS encoding riboflavin synthase — protein MFTGIIESIGTIRSLTPKGGDVRVYVETGKLDLGDVKLGDSIAVNGVCLTAVELPGNGFWADVSVETLKRTAFIDLKSGSKVNLEKALTPTTRLGGHLVSGHVDGVGEIISRSDNARAIQFRVRAPKELAKYIAHKGSITVDGTSLTVNEVNGAEFELTIVPHTLSETIMADYRAGRRVNLEVDLLARYLERLLLGDKAAEPSKGSGITESFLAANGFLKS, from the coding sequence ATGTTCACCGGCATCATCGAATCCATTGGCACCATCCGCAGCCTCACCCCCAAGGGTGGCGACGTGCGCGTCTACGTCGAAACCGGCAAGCTCGACCTGGGTGACGTCAAGCTCGGCGACAGCATCGCCGTCAACGGTGTATGCCTGACCGCCGTCGAACTGCCGGGCAATGGCTTCTGGGCCGACGTCAGCGTCGAAACCCTCAAGCGCACTGCCTTCATCGACCTCAAGAGCGGCAGCAAGGTCAACCTGGAAAAAGCCCTGACCCCGACCACCCGCCTGGGTGGGCATCTGGTCAGCGGCCACGTCGACGGCGTCGGTGAAATCATCTCGCGCAGCGATAACGCCCGCGCCATCCAGTTCCGCGTGCGTGCACCCAAGGAGCTGGCCAAGTACATCGCCCACAAGGGTTCGATCACCGTCGACGGCACCAGCCTGACGGTCAATGAGGTCAATGGCGCCGAGTTCGAGCTGACCATTGTCCCGCACACCCTGTCCGAAACCATCATGGCCGACTACCGCGCAGGGCGTCGGGTAAACCTTGAGGTCGACCTGCTGGCCCGTTACCTGGAGCGCTTGCTGCTGGGTGACAAGGCTGCCGAACCGAGCAAGGGCAGTGGCATTACCGAAAGCTTCCTGGCCGCCAACGGCTTCTTGAAATCCTGA
- the ribD gene encoding bifunctional diaminohydroxyphosphoribosylaminopyrimidine deaminase/5-amino-6-(5-phosphoribosylamino)uracil reductase RibD has protein sequence MPSQAAILDAHYMARALELARKGLYSTHPNPRVGCVIVLDGEVVGEGWHVRAGEPHAEVHALRQAGERARGACAYVTLEPCSHHGRTPPCAEALVKAGVARVVAAMQDPNPQVAGQGLRRLAEAGIEVASGVLEAEARALNPGFLKRMEHGLPFVRAKLAMSLDGRTAMASGESQWITGPAARSAVQRLRARSSVVLTSAASVLADNARMTVRGTELGLDAETTALALSHTPLRVLVDGRLRLPLEAPFFQAGPALVVTAVADDPRYDAAGHELLSLPGDNGQVDLPALLQALAARGVNEILLEAGAGLVGAFARQGLVDEYQLFVAGTFLGSHARPLLDWPLEKMSEAPRLKITEMRAVGDDWRVTAIPLPAPGV, from the coding sequence ATGCCCAGCCAAGCTGCCATCCTCGACGCCCACTACATGGCCCGCGCGCTGGAGCTGGCGCGCAAGGGCTTGTACAGCACGCACCCGAACCCGCGTGTAGGCTGCGTGATCGTGCTTGATGGCGAGGTGGTCGGCGAAGGCTGGCACGTGCGCGCCGGTGAGCCGCATGCCGAAGTCCATGCCCTGCGCCAGGCCGGTGAGCGTGCCCGCGGCGCCTGTGCTTACGTTACCCTGGAGCCGTGCAGCCATCATGGCCGCACACCGCCGTGTGCCGAGGCACTGGTCAAGGCTGGGGTGGCGCGGGTGGTGGCAGCCATGCAGGACCCTAACCCGCAGGTGGCAGGGCAAGGCTTGCGGCGCTTGGCCGAGGCCGGCATTGAAGTGGCCAGCGGCGTGCTTGAAGCCGAAGCCCGCGCCCTCAACCCCGGCTTCCTCAAGCGCATGGAGCACGGCCTGCCGTTCGTCCGCGCCAAGCTGGCCATGAGCCTTGACGGCCGCACCGCCATGGCCAGTGGTGAAAGCCAGTGGATCACCGGCCCGGCCGCCCGCTCGGCGGTGCAGCGCCTGCGTGCCCGCTCCAGCGTGGTGCTGACCAGCGCCGCCAGCGTGTTGGCCGACAACGCGCGGATGACCGTGCGCGGCACCGAGTTGGGCCTGGACGCTGAAACCACCGCTCTGGCACTCAGCCACACCCCGCTGCGGGTGCTGGTCGATGGCCGCCTGCGCCTGCCACTGGAGGCGCCGTTCTTCCAGGCCGGCCCGGCTCTGGTGGTGACCGCTGTCGCAGATGACCCCCGCTATGACGCTGCTGGCCACGAGCTGCTCAGCCTGCCGGGTGACAATGGCCAGGTCGACCTGCCGGCGCTGCTGCAGGCACTGGCGGCCCGTGGCGTCAACGAAATCCTGCTGGAAGCCGGTGCCGGCCTGGTCGGTGCTTTTGCCCGGCAAGGCCTGGTCGATGAATACCAGTTGTTCGTCGCAGGCACCTTCCTCGGCTCCCACGCCCGGCCGCTGCTGGACTGGCCGCTGGAGAAAATGAGCGAAGCGCCGCGGCTGAAAATTACCGAAATGCGTGCAGTGGGCGATGACTGGCGGGTCACGGCCATCCCCCTGCCGGCACCCGGCGTATAA
- the nrdR gene encoding transcriptional regulator NrdR, with protein sequence MHCPFCGANDTKVIDSRLVAEGEQVRRRRECVACGERFTTFETAELVLPRLIKQDGTRQPFDEEKLRAGMQRALEKRPVSVERLEAALAHIKSRLRATGEREVKSLVVGELVMAELRKLDEVAYIRFASVYRRFQDLDEFREEIDRMAREPAKE encoded by the coding sequence ATGCACTGTCCCTTTTGCGGTGCCAACGACACCAAGGTCATCGACTCTCGCCTCGTCGCCGAGGGCGAGCAGGTGCGCCGCCGCCGCGAATGCGTGGCCTGTGGCGAGCGCTTCACCACCTTCGAAACCGCCGAGCTGGTGCTGCCCCGGCTGATCAAGCAGGACGGCACGCGCCAGCCTTTCGACGAAGAAAAGCTGCGAGCCGGCATGCAACGGGCGCTGGAAAAACGCCCGGTCAGTGTCGAGCGCCTGGAAGCGGCGCTGGCACACATCAAGAGCCGCCTGCGTGCCACTGGCGAGCGCGAAGTCAAATCGCTGGTGGTGGGTGAATTGGTCATGGCCGAGCTACGCAAGCTCGATGAAGTCGCCTATATCCGCTTTGCCTCGGTGTACCGGCGCTTCCAGGATCTCGACGAATTCCGCGAAGAAATCGACCGCATGGCCCGCGAGCCAGCTAAAGAGTGA
- a CDS encoding YbaY family lipoprotein — translation MHYRALVVLCCAAMLAACGSDRPKTDTPAAPAPTRSAKPAEVLGPLPAYQRELSGTLLEIPAGADVELALLVIDERDRPQRLLASSNLTGTGQALPYHLRFNPEAFPAGARVELRGRASNSGQLIMHLPPVRITQAQTQATGPLRFEKAP, via the coding sequence ATGCACTACCGAGCGCTCGTCGTGCTGTGCTGCGCCGCCATGCTCGCCGCCTGCGGCAGCGACAGGCCGAAAACCGATACCCCGGCGGCGCCCGCGCCGACCCGCTCGGCCAAACCAGCCGAAGTACTGGGCCCGCTGCCAGCCTACCAGCGCGAACTGAGCGGCACCTTGCTGGAAATCCCGGCCGGTGCCGACGTTGAACTGGCCTTGCTGGTCATCGACGAGCGCGACCGCCCGCAACGCCTGCTGGCCAGCAGCAACCTGACCGGCACCGGTCAGGCCCTGCCCTATCACCTTCGCTTCAACCCCGAGGCCTTCCCGGCCGGCGCGCGGGTCGAGCTGCGTGGCCGCGCCAGCAACTCGGGCCAACTGATCATGCACTTGCCACCTGTGCGCATTACCCAGGCGCAAACCCAGGCCACCGGCCCACTGCGTTTCGAGAAGGCACCGTAA
- a CDS encoding 50S ribosomal protein L11 methyltransferase, protein MAPLALQQALSGLIGEARLIVSELPGSDLKLWLIDDQNMDRAFSSEETRRILEEPPYWSFCWASGLAMARYLAERPEWVAGKRVLDFGAGSGIAGIAAARAGALEVVACDLDPLALDACRANAALNGVELSYSSDFFAEDDRFDLILVADVLYDRANLPLLDAFLGRGRQALVADSRVRDFSHPLYQQLGVLEALTLPDLAEPHEFRRVSLYHASRDAL, encoded by the coding sequence GTGGCGCCGCTGGCCCTGCAGCAGGCCCTCAGCGGCCTGATCGGCGAAGCGCGGCTGATTGTCAGCGAGCTGCCCGGCAGCGACCTGAAACTGTGGCTGATCGACGATCAGAACATGGACCGCGCCTTCAGCAGCGAAGAAACCCGGCGCATTCTTGAAGAACCGCCTTACTGGAGTTTCTGCTGGGCCAGCGGCCTGGCCATGGCCCGTTACCTGGCCGAGCGCCCGGAATGGGTGGCCGGCAAGCGGGTGCTGGACTTTGGCGCCGGCTCCGGCATCGCCGGCATTGCTGCCGCACGCGCCGGTGCACTGGAAGTGGTGGCCTGCGACCTTGACCCGCTGGCACTCGATGCCTGCCGCGCCAATGCCGCGCTGAACGGCGTCGAACTAAGTTACAGCAGCGACTTCTTTGCCGAAGACGACCGCTTCGACCTGATCCTGGTCGCCGATGTGCTCTACGACCGCGCCAACCTGCCGCTGCTGGATGCTTTCCTCGGCCGTGGCCGCCAGGCGCTGGTCGCCGACTCTCGGGTACGCGACTTCAGCCACCCGCTGTACCAGCAATTGGGCGTGCTCGAAGCGCTGACTCTGCCAGACCTGGCCGAGCCACACGAATTCCGCAGGGTCAGCCTGTACCACGCCAGCCGCGACGCCTTATAG
- the trxA gene encoding thioredoxin, translating to MTQDTPYIFDATDATFQQLVIENSFHKPVLVDFWAEWCAPCKALMPLLAKITEGYQGELLLAKINCDVEQQVVTQFGIRSLPTVVLFKDGQPVDGFAGAQPESAIRTMLEPHVQLPPAPTATPLEQAKALFAESRFAEAEALLQALLGEDNSNAEALILYARCLAERGELGEAQVVLDAVKTDEHKAALAGAKAQLTFLRQAASLPEVADLKSRLAQNPQDDEAAYQLSIQQLARQQYEAALDGLLKLFQRNRGYENGLPQKAMLQVFELLGGDHPLVGVYRRKLSAAMF from the coding sequence ATGACCCAAGACACGCCTTACATTTTCGACGCCACCGATGCCACCTTCCAGCAACTGGTGATCGAGAACTCTTTCCACAAGCCAGTGCTGGTGGACTTCTGGGCCGAGTGGTGTGCGCCGTGCAAGGCACTGATGCCGTTGCTGGCCAAGATCACCGAGGGTTACCAGGGCGAGTTGCTGCTGGCCAAGATCAACTGCGACGTCGAGCAACAGGTGGTTACCCAGTTCGGCATCCGCAGCCTGCCGACCGTGGTGCTGTTCAAGGACGGCCAGCCAGTGGACGGTTTTGCCGGTGCGCAACCGGAGTCGGCGATTCGCACCATGCTTGAGCCACACGTGCAACTGCCACCCGCGCCCACCGCAACACCGCTGGAGCAGGCCAAGGCGCTGTTTGCCGAAAGCCGTTTTGCCGAAGCCGAAGCGCTGCTGCAAGCGCTACTGGGTGAAGACAACAGCAATGCCGAGGCGCTGATCCTGTACGCCCGTTGCTTGGCCGAGCGCGGTGAGCTGGGTGAAGCCCAGGTGGTGCTGGATGCGGTCAAGACCGATGAGCACAAAGCGGCATTGGCCGGTGCCAAGGCGCAGCTGACCTTCCTGCGCCAGGCTGCCAGCCTGCCGGAAGTGGCTGACCTGAAAAGCCGCTTGGCGCAGAACCCGCAAGATGATGAAGCGGCTTATCAGCTGAGCATCCAGCAACTGGCGCGCCAGCAGTACGAGGCGGCGCTGGATGGGCTGCTGAAGCTGTTCCAGCGTAACCGTGGCTACGAGAACGGGCTCCCGCAGAAAGCCATGCTGCAGGTGTTTGAGTTGCTGGGTGGGGATCACCCGCTGGTTGGCGTTTATCGTCGCAAGCTGTCGGCGGCTATGTTCTAG
- a CDS encoding DUF2796 domain-containing protein: MRRLLLALPFALLPLAAAHAHDDHDHDHAHGTLGAHEHGVAKLNVVLDGNTLELELDSPAMNLVGFEHAASSDADKAKVAAVRQQLEQPLKLFGLAAAAGCKEDQQELESPLFGDAAKADDDGDEHEEGHVHSDINAHYQLTCATPEKLAQIDLAPLYKAFPATQKINVQLIGPNGQKGVETSPAKAVVAF; the protein is encoded by the coding sequence ATGCGTCGTCTGCTGCTCGCCCTGCCCTTCGCCTTGCTGCCACTGGCCGCGGCCCATGCCCACGATGACCATGATCATGATCACGCCCATGGCACGCTTGGCGCACACGAGCATGGCGTGGCCAAGCTCAACGTCGTGCTCGATGGCAACACCCTGGAGCTGGAGCTGGACAGCCCGGCCATGAACCTGGTGGGCTTTGAGCATGCCGCCAGCAGCGATGCCGACAAGGCCAAGGTAGCCGCCGTGCGCCAGCAACTCGAACAACCACTGAAGCTGTTCGGCCTTGCTGCGGCTGCAGGCTGCAAGGAAGACCAGCAAGAACTGGAAAGCCCGCTGTTCGGTGACGCAGCCAAGGCTGACGACGACGGTGACGAGCATGAAGAAGGCCACGTGCACAGCGACATCAACGCCCACTACCAGCTGACCTGTGCCACCCCGGAAAAACTTGCCCAGATCGACCTCGCGCCCCTGTACAAGGCCTTCCCGGCCACGCAGAAAATCAACGTGCAACTGATCGGCCCGAACGGCCAGAAAGGCGTCGAGACCTCGCCCGCCAAGGCTGTGGTCGCCTTCTGA
- a CDS encoding ABC transporter ATP-binding protein, with translation MSQPLIELHDLVFAWAGQPPLLDIPAFRLDAGEALFLKGPSGSGKTTLLGLLGGVNVPALGRIQLLGQDLGKLGQGARDRFRVDHTGYIFQQFNLLPFLSVRENVELPCRFSHSRKARAEQRHGSVDQAASTLLAHLGLDDPALLARRADSLSIGQQQRVAAARALIGQPELVIADEPTSALDADTREAFIRLLFDECRAAGASLLFVSHDQSLAPLFDRHLSLTELNRAAKPREA, from the coding sequence ATGAGCCAGCCGTTGATCGAACTGCACGACCTGGTATTCGCCTGGGCAGGTCAGCCGCCGTTGCTGGATATTCCGGCATTTCGCCTGGACGCGGGTGAAGCCCTGTTTCTCAAGGGCCCCAGCGGCAGTGGCAAGACCACCTTGCTGGGCCTGCTGGGCGGGGTGAACGTGCCGGCCCTGGGCCGCATCCAGTTGCTCGGCCAGGACCTCGGCAAGCTCGGCCAGGGTGCCCGTGACCGCTTCCGGGTCGATCACACGGGTTACATCTTCCAGCAGTTCAACCTGCTGCCGTTCCTCTCGGTACGTGAAAACGTCGAGTTGCCCTGCCGCTTCTCGCACAGCCGCAAAGCCCGCGCCGAGCAGCGTCATGGCAGTGTCGACCAGGCGGCCAGCACACTGCTGGCCCACCTGGGCCTGGACGACCCCGCCTTGCTTGCCCGGCGCGCCGACAGCCTGTCGATCGGCCAACAGCAACGGGTTGCCGCAGCCCGTGCATTGATCGGCCAGCCAGAACTGGTGATCGCCGACGAACCGACCTCGGCGCTGGACGCCGATACCCGCGAAGCGTTCATCCGCCTGCTGTTCGATGAATGCCGCGCAGCCGGTGCCAGCCTGCTGTTCGTCAGCCACGACCAGAGCCTGGCGCCGCTGTTCGACCGCCACCTGTCGCTGACCGAACTCAACCGCGCCGCCAAGCCCCGGGAGGCCTGA